One Chaetodon trifascialis isolate fChaTrf1 chromosome 21, fChaTrf1.hap1, whole genome shotgun sequence genomic window carries:
- the LOC139349951 gene encoding PI-PLC X domain-containing protein 1-like isoform X1, translating to MAASAEKGRRRRNVTSYCDWMSQLPPELHSIPLFHLAIPGSHDSMSYDLDINSSIVEPDRLKRLSRIYCVRKIVRKWAVTQEDTITKQLDAGVRYFDLRIARKPDDANPTRLYFYHGLYTRTDVETVLKVINDWAVRHPREILILDLSNFKGFDKKIEGRLHSHLTNFIKTLFGAKLFLKWNIPTLERCWNQGKNVIVSYDYPPAQQAGLWSKITYFYGQSMDLTKVESKLRQALERPGSIHSFFVCGLNLTLPEDVRILKYILRLCDNLVNVIQRSLPRLQQWVKEQAGKTPVNIIASDLVTRNDFVSMVVKLNISKHVKA from the exons ATGGCAGCGTCTGCAGAAAAaggcagaaggagaagaaacGTCACAAGCTACTGTGACTGGATGTCACAACTACCACCTGAGCTTCACAGCATACCTCTCTTTCACCTGGCCATACCAG GTAGCCACGACTCAATGAGCTATGACTTGGACATCAACTCCTCTATAGTAGAGCCTGATAGACTGAAAAGACTCAGCAGGATTTACTGCGTACGTAAAATAGTGCGCAAATGGGCGGTTACTCAG GAGGACACCATCACAAAGCAACTGGATGCAGGAGTTCGCTACTTTGACCTGAGGATTGCTCGCAAGCCAGATGACGCCAACCCCACGAGGCTTTATTTTTATCATGGGCTGTACACACGGACTGATGTGGAG ACTGTTCTCAAGGTCATAAATGACTGGGCGGTGAGGCACCCCAGGGAGATCCTCATCCTGGATTTATCCAACTTCAAAGGGTTTGACAAAAAGATTGAAGGTCGCCTCCACAGCCATCTTACCAACTTCATCAAGACCTTGTTTGGTGCCAAGCTCTTCCTAAAATGG AACATCCCTACACTGGAGAGGTGCTGGAACCAAGGCAAAAATGTCATCGTTTCATATGATTATCCACCAGCTCAGCAGGCTGGGTTATGGAGTAAAATAACTTATTTCTATGGACAAAGCATGGACCTCACAAAAGTTGAATCCAAACTTCGTCAGGCTTTGGAAAGACCAGGGTCTATTCACA GTTTCTTTGTATGTGGCTTGAACCTGACACTGCCAGAGGATGTGAGGATCCTGAAGTACATCCTTCGCCTTTGTGACAACCTTGTCAATGTCATACAGAGGAGTCTGCCGAGGCTGCAGCAGTGGGTGAAAGAACAAGCTGGCAAAACACCCGTGAACATTATCGCCTCAGACTTGGTGACTCGTAATGACTTCGTCTCGATGGTTGTCAAGCTCAATATTTCGAAACATGTGAAAGCATAG
- the LOC139349951 gene encoding PI-PLC X domain-containing protein 1-like isoform X2, whose translation MSQLPPELHSIPLFHLAIPGSHDSMSYDLDINSSIVEPDRLKRLSRIYCEDTITKQLDAGVRYFDLRIARKPDDANPTRLYFYHGLYTRTDVETVLKVINDWAVRHPREILILDLSNFKGFDKKIEGRLHSHLTNFIKTLFGAKLFLKWNIPTLERCWNQGKNVIVSYDYPPAQQAGLWSKITYFYGQSMDLTKVESKLRQALERPGSIHSFFVCGLNLTLPEDVRILKYILRLCDNLVNVIQRSLPRLQQWVKEQAGKTPVNIIASDLVTRNDFVSMVVKLNISKHVKA comes from the exons ATGTCACAACTACCACCTGAGCTTCACAGCATACCTCTCTTTCACCTGGCCATACCAG GTAGCCACGACTCAATGAGCTATGACTTGGACATCAACTCCTCTATAGTAGAGCCTGATAGACTGAAAAGACTCAGCAGGATTTACTGC GAGGACACCATCACAAAGCAACTGGATGCAGGAGTTCGCTACTTTGACCTGAGGATTGCTCGCAAGCCAGATGACGCCAACCCCACGAGGCTTTATTTTTATCATGGGCTGTACACACGGACTGATGTGGAG ACTGTTCTCAAGGTCATAAATGACTGGGCGGTGAGGCACCCCAGGGAGATCCTCATCCTGGATTTATCCAACTTCAAAGGGTTTGACAAAAAGATTGAAGGTCGCCTCCACAGCCATCTTACCAACTTCATCAAGACCTTGTTTGGTGCCAAGCTCTTCCTAAAATGG AACATCCCTACACTGGAGAGGTGCTGGAACCAAGGCAAAAATGTCATCGTTTCATATGATTATCCACCAGCTCAGCAGGCTGGGTTATGGAGTAAAATAACTTATTTCTATGGACAAAGCATGGACCTCACAAAAGTTGAATCCAAACTTCGTCAGGCTTTGGAAAGACCAGGGTCTATTCACA GTTTCTTTGTATGTGGCTTGAACCTGACACTGCCAGAGGATGTGAGGATCCTGAAGTACATCCTTCGCCTTTGTGACAACCTTGTCAATGTCATACAGAGGAGTCTGCCGAGGCTGCAGCAGTGGGTGAAAGAACAAGCTGGCAAAACACCCGTGAACATTATCGCCTCAGACTTGGTGACTCGTAATGACTTCGTCTCGATGGTTGTCAAGCTCAATATTTCGAAACATGTGAAAGCATAG